The window CTGATCTAACCGAATTTCAGCACTAAGGTCATTACTTTCCTGAATTGGAGTCGCTTTAAACGCACTCTTTCCCTTTGTCATATCGGTTCTGGTCCCAGTTGCAATCGCACAATTCGGCCTGAGTTTTTGAAGAGCGCCATTGGGAGCGCTGGGAGTAGCTGACTGATTACCCGCCACGTCGTGGGTAAACGCTGGGGATAGTCGAGAAAATGCTGGAGATAAAATTGTTCTTCTTTCAGAACAAAATTAGGATTCCAGGTTTCCAGCTCGCGGGAGCGATCAATGCCCCATTGAAACTGAGCTGAGGTTTTAGAAACTGTGTCGTGGCGACGAGTACGATTGGCAACCTTGCGGTTGAGAACATCAAATACAACGTGGGCAAAGCCGAAACGACGCTCAAGCTGTTCTAATAACGCTCGGTTGTCTGCTTCGCTGAGGTACATTGAAACCCCTTCATAGATAATCATCACGGGTTGGTTCGGCTGATGATCAACTGCATCTATCCAGGCAAAGTCTAAGATAGAAGACGCGATCACAGTGTTGCGATCTCATCCCTCAAACAACTGCCGCCGTAGCTCAATCACCTCGGGAAAGTCGATATCGTACCAGCGGACTTGGGCTGTCTCTAGGCGCAAATAGCGCGTGCAAAGCCCTGCCCCCAAATTAACAATTATTGCTTCAGGGTGGGTGTCAATGAAGGTTTGGACTAGCATATCGATGTGCCAAGCCCGAATCACACAGCCCAACTGAGATGACCATCCTGGCTCGAATTTCGCAAAGTCATAGTCGAGCCGCTGAGCGATTTCAATCGCCTTTTCATCCTGTAAAATGGCATCAGACTTTTGGCTTTCAGCCGCTCGTGCATAGAGTGTAATGAGTAGCGTTTCAGGTACACCCGCAAGCTGCAATGAGATATCAGAAGTGGCTGACATAGGAGCGTCTAGGGATAGAGAACAGGGGGCTGTGATCAC of the Acaryochloris thomasi RCC1774 genome contains:
- a CDS encoding class I SAM-dependent methyltransferase, translated to MIASSILDFAWIDAVDHQPNQPVMIIYEGVSMYLSEADNRALLEQLERRFGFAHVVFDVLNRKVANRTRRHDTVSKTSAQFQWGIDRSRELETWNPNFVLKEEQFYLQHFLDYPQRLPTTWRVISQLLPALPMALFKNSGRIVRLQLGPEPI
- a CDS encoding class I SAM-dependent methyltransferase, which translates into the protein MSATSDISLQLAGVPETLLITLYARAAESQKSDAILQDEKAIEIAQRLDYDFAKFEPGWSSQLGCVIRAWHIDMLVQTFIDTHPEAIIVNLGAGLCTRYLRLETAQVRWYDIDFPEVIELRRQLFEG